A part of Puniceicoccaceae bacterium genomic DNA contains:
- a CDS encoding lactate/malate dehydrogenase family protein: MKVTIIGGGGRVGSNAAFALQCAGLVSDIQILDANQELAEGEALDLLHGASSLGDQRIYAGDYARAADSDLFVITAGLRRKPDESRLDLINRNVLLFKQILGSIQDAGYRSDAQFFVVSNPVDILTHLAAQTLNVDVRQVYGLGTMLDTARFRSLIAQDMGIPTSQVKALILGEHGDTMVPIWSSATAAGLALKGYPSLRPNFENQIFERTRGSGAEVIKRKGGAGWAVGATIAETIHSVLLDKKQILPVSSVQKGCYGIRDISLSVPTVVGKRGVEGHLEIELWPKEKQALLKSAHTLKDTWNKVI; encoded by the coding sequence ATGAAAGTAACCATTATTGGAGGAGGCGGCAGAGTCGGCTCCAACGCAGCCTTTGCCCTGCAGTGTGCAGGATTGGTGAGCGACATTCAGATCCTCGATGCCAATCAGGAGCTTGCCGAAGGGGAGGCGCTGGACCTGCTGCACGGAGCTTCATCCCTTGGCGATCAGCGCATCTATGCGGGTGACTATGCGCGTGCGGCCGATTCTGACCTGTTTGTGATTACGGCGGGATTGCGGCGAAAGCCGGATGAGTCGCGGCTGGACCTGATCAATCGCAACGTTTTGCTGTTCAAGCAGATACTCGGCAGTATACAGGACGCGGGATACCGCTCGGATGCACAGTTTTTTGTGGTCTCGAATCCGGTCGACATTCTCACCCACCTTGCCGCTCAGACCCTCAACGTGGATGTGCGGCAGGTCTATGGATTGGGCACGATGCTGGACACTGCGCGCTTTCGCTCACTGATCGCGCAGGACATGGGTATCCCCACCTCGCAGGTCAAGGCCTTGATACTCGGGGAACATGGGGATACGATGGTTCCGATCTGGAGCAGTGCTACCGCGGCAGGACTTGCCCTTAAGGGTTATCCGTCGCTTCGACCCAATTTTGAAAATCAGATCTTCGAGCGCACCCGTGGTAGCGGAGCCGAAGTCATCAAGCGCAAAGGTGGTGCGGGATGGGCCGTTGGAGCAACGATTGCCGAAACGATACACTCGGTGCTGTTGGACAAGAAGCAAATCCTGCCAGTGTCGAGCGTGCAGAAGGGGTGTTATGGTATTCGTGACATTTCTCTCAGCGTGCCAACCGTGGTGGGCAAGAGAGGCGTTGAAGGACACCTTGAAATTGAGCTTTGGCCCAAGGAGAAACAGGCCCTGCTCAAGTCAGCCCACACCCTCAAGGACACCTGGAACAAGGTGATCTGA
- a CDS encoding EutN/CcmL family microcompartment protein: MILARIVGNVTQAACHPGLRGVRLLLCEVLGHDGNGTGRIVGAGDWLGAGIGNTVLVDADGDACQVWLKDPKTPLRNVVVGIVDSHSNERTAS; this comes from the coding sequence ATGATTCTCGCACGCATCGTTGGCAACGTGACACAGGCCGCCTGTCATCCCGGACTTCGCGGGGTCCGCCTGCTGCTCTGCGAGGTGCTCGGGCATGATGGTAATGGCACCGGACGCATTGTCGGTGCCGGGGATTGGCTTGGAGCGGGCATTGGCAATACGGTGCTGGTGGATGCAGATGGTGACGCCTGCCAGGTATGGCTCAAGGATCCCAAAACGCCCCTGCGCAATGTGGTCGTGGGCATAGTGGATTCCCACAGCAACGAAAGGACGGCATCATGA
- a CDS encoding class II aldolase/adducin family protein, producing the protein MKRVITASTVESLLKEGKGIESIPAEAILTPSAKDLLNQHQAGSRKRVSAAVKRADGDDLFGDPVLPDNEFSWEPGKDPQTREEIRAFYYSPEVTRVREQMALMGQRMWQREYTDGNGGNLTVRVGDNLVLCTPTLICKGFMQADDMALIDLEGNQIAGRLKRTSEAMTHLAIMKRQPKAKACCHAHPPHATAFAVAKVRPPTCLIPEAEVFLGEIGLAQYRTPGSPANADEVGRVAVEHMAVLMLNHGVITWGKDIEDAYWKMENTESYCKTVWVASMLGKELTPISGNEAKELIAIRKNLGMEDKRENLRECELCDNSDFRPGFISHMMGQCPMPGDNRAQSEDADAEDLVRAITREIFSQLGSDVCSCGNG; encoded by the coding sequence ATGAAACGAGTGATTACAGCGAGCACGGTGGAGAGCCTGCTCAAGGAAGGAAAGGGCATTGAATCGATTCCGGCAGAGGCGATTTTGACACCATCTGCCAAGGATTTGCTCAACCAGCACCAGGCGGGTTCGCGCAAGCGCGTTTCTGCGGCGGTAAAGCGGGCGGATGGGGATGATCTCTTTGGTGATCCTGTGTTGCCCGACAATGAATTCAGCTGGGAGCCGGGCAAGGATCCCCAGACCCGTGAAGAAATCCGCGCATTTTATTATTCGCCTGAAGTCACCCGTGTTCGCGAGCAAATGGCACTGATGGGGCAGCGCATGTGGCAGCGGGAATACACCGATGGGAACGGGGGCAACCTTACGGTTCGTGTGGGGGACAACCTTGTGCTCTGCACCCCGACCCTGATTTGCAAGGGCTTCATGCAGGCGGATGACATGGCGCTGATCGATCTTGAGGGAAATCAGATTGCGGGTCGGCTCAAGCGTACCAGTGAAGCGATGACTCACCTGGCAATCATGAAGCGTCAACCCAAAGCCAAAGCGTGTTGCCATGCCCACCCGCCGCACGCAACGGCCTTTGCCGTAGCGAAAGTGCGACCGCCGACATGCCTGATCCCCGAAGCGGAAGTATTTCTCGGGGAGATCGGACTGGCGCAATACCGCACACCCGGTTCTCCCGCAAATGCGGATGAAGTGGGTCGTGTCGCAGTGGAACACATGGCTGTGCTCATGCTCAACCACGGCGTGATCACCTGGGGCAAGGATATCGAAGATGCCTACTGGAAGATGGAAAACACTGAGTCATACTGCAAGACGGTTTGGGTCGCTTCCATGCTTGGAAAGGAACTGACTCCCATCAGTGGAAACGAAGCCAAGGAATTGATTGCGATCCGCAAGAATCTGGGCATGGAGGACAAACGGGAGAATCTGCGCGAGTGTGAACTCTGCGACAACTCCGACTTTCGTCCGGGATTCATCAGCCACATGATGGGGCAGTGTCCGATGCCTGGGGACAACCGTGCTCAGAGTGAAGATGCGGATGCCGAAGACCTTGTACGCGCCATCACGCGAGAGATTTTCAGTCAGCTGGGCAGTGACGTGTGCTCCTGTGGCAACGGTTGA
- a CDS encoding EutN/CcmL family microcompartment protein: MRFGKVIGRVVLSQHEPSLSGARWLIVAPMGRAQIAAHAGGTTIPWEEPSTVVYDNLGAREGDVIGFTEGGEAMLPFPQPIPVDATNAVIVDQMQWAP, from the coding sequence ATGAGGTTCGGCAAGGTGATTGGACGCGTGGTGCTCAGTCAGCACGAACCCTCCCTTTCCGGGGCGAGGTGGTTGATTGTTGCGCCAATGGGGCGTGCGCAGATTGCTGCTCATGCCGGAGGTACGACAATTCCCTGGGAGGAGCCGAGCACGGTTGTCTATGACAATCTTGGAGCCAGGGAAGGAGATGTGATTGGATTTACCGAAGGGGGAGAAGCCATGTTGCCCTTCCCCCAACCGATTCCGGTGGATGCCACCAATGCGGTCATTGTGGATCAGATGCAGTGGGCGCCGTGA